In Phocoena phocoena chromosome 3, mPhoPho1.1, whole genome shotgun sequence, a single window of DNA contains:
- the PALM3 gene encoding paralemmin-3, with protein sequence MALQSQVWSPATPMPMAESSLYRQRLEVIAEKRRLQEEISAARRELEEEKLRVERLKRKSLRERWLMDGAAEELEQPQDPASQDPQSPEDQAQARIRNLEGSLFTLQSQLQLLQSASTGAQHKPTGKPTWRRQGHRPLSQPTVEAGPAGQTDLNKRASIPAGPVGTYPESPSKSRDESVGVPPAPRRIPGAAVASSEANGPCPGSSPPPEQAPSQGVAVSDGGVNEAKGGGTVKVVWEGLRATEDCTTGATGPELEAKVEEMVMEAIGDRQEAGRRELPSWVREDRDIVEVVWEGVGGTEGSDSEAMGEAGRGLEAAQTSSLRLQEGPGGAASGEGEGAPRGSADGDGQGGFGGEEGSFIWVERVTLGEQWEELVVEGLEGPKALGREGKDDSPLGAGGRSGEETWEAERRWAEELAGKRGSEGTAGAEPEGAEMSLAVERKGSEKSLEPERRVEEKVETEMGGGDEPLSAERKEVEGPLRAERERGEEPLGVQQKGGEEKLEAIKEPLVTERKEGEESLMAERMAGEEPLQTEKTQGVEGDLSPEEQRESGGGKECQAEEVSEEVAPLGAKEEPRPEEEGQQPQEKQEGSPEAEAVKPQTSDEGQDPSGDATPLLAETPSQEQPAECQPLLQVEEPRANPSAQAVPTYAPAQQPEPSAPPEGEEASGPKQKTCQCCAVM encoded by the exons ATGGCCCTGCAAAGCCAGGTGTGGTCTCCGGCCACACCCAT GCCCATGGCAGAGAGCTCCCTCTACCGGCAGCGGCTAGAGGTCATCGCG GAGAAGCGGCGGCTGCAGGAGGAGATCAGCGCCGCGCGccgggagctggaggaggagaaaCTCCGTGTGGAGCGGCTCAAG AGGAAGTCTCTCCGGGAACGCTGGCTAATGGACGGGGCAGCTGAAGAGCTGGAGCAGCCCCAGGACCCTGCCTCACAGGACCCCCAGTCACCTGAGGACCAGGCTCAGGCCCGCATCCGGAACCTGGAAGGCAGCTTGTTCAC ACTCCAGTCCCAGCTGCAGCTGTTACAAAGTGCATCCACAGGTGCCCAGCACAAGCCCACAGGCAAGCCCACCTGGCGCCGACAG GGCCACCGTCCTCTATCCCAGCCCACCGTGGAGGCAGGTCCTGCAG GCCAGACTGATCTAAACAAGAGAGCCTCCATACCAGCCGGACCagtgggcacatacccagagtcCCCCTCTAAGTCCAGAGACGAGTCTGTCGGGGTTCCACCAGCCCCAAGGAGGATCCCTGGGGCAGCAGTGGCCTCCTCAGAAGCCAATGGCCCCTGCCCTGGATCCAGCCCCCCTCCGGAACAGGCGCCGAGTCAGGGAGTGGCAGTGTCTGACGGGGGAGTGAATGAGGCCAAAGGGGGAGGCACGGTGAAGGTGGTctgggaggggctgagggccACGGAGGACTGTACCACGGGGGCCACAGGCCCAGAGCTGGAAGCTAAGGTGGAGGAGATGGTCATGGAGGCCATCGGGGACAGACAGGAAGCTGGACGCCGAGAGCTCCCTTCATGGGTCAGGGAGGACAGGGATATCGTGGAGGTAgtctgggaaggggtgggaggcacAGAGGGCAGCGACTCAGAGGCCATGGGGGAGGCGGGCAGAGGCCTGGAGGCTGCACAGACCAGCTCACTGAGGCTCCAGGAGGGACCGGGGGGAGCAGCTTCTGGAGAAGGGGAAGGTGCCCCCAGGGGCAGCGCTGATGGTGATGGGCAGGGGGGctttggaggagaggaggggtccTTCATTTGGGTGGAGAGAGTGACCCTCGGTGAGCAGTGGGAAGAGCTGGTGGTGGAGGGGTTGGAAGGGCCAAAGGCactgggaagggagggaaaggatgACAGTCCACTGGGGGCAGGCGGCAGAAGCGGGGAGGAAACGTGGGAGGCGGagaggaggtgggcagaggaaTTAGCGGGGAAGAGAGGTAGTGAGGGAACGGCAGGCGCAGAGCCAGAAGGAGCAGAGATGTCACTGGCagtggagaggaaaggaagcGAGAAATCCTTGGAGCCGGAGAGGAGAGTTGAGGAAAAGGTGGAGACAGAGATGGGAGGAGGTGACGAACCACTGTcggcagaaagaaaagaagttgaaGGACCTCTGAgggcagagagggaaagaggggaggagCCATTGGGAGTACAGCAGAAAGGAGGTGAGGAAAAGTTAGAGGCAATTAAAGAACCATTGgtgacagaaaggaaagaaggtgaGGAATCACTGATG GCAGAGAGAATGGCAGGTGAAGAGCCATTGCAGACAGAGAAGACTCAAGGGGTCGAGGGAGATCTGAGTCCTGAAGAGCAGAGAGAgtcaggaggaggaaaggagtgtCAGGCAGAGGAAGTGAGTGAGGAAGTGGCTCCCCTGGGGGCCAAGGAGGAGCCAAGGCCGGAGGAAGAaggacagcagccccaggagaagcaggaaggcTCTCCAGAAGCAGAAGCAGTGAAGCCCCAAACCTCTGATGAGGGCCAGGACCCCTCTGGGGATGCCACCCCCCTCCTGGCAGAGACCCCATCTCAGGAGCAGCCTGCTGAGTGCCAGCCACTGCTTCAGGTGGAGGAGCCCAGGGCCAACCCCAGTGCCCAGGCTGTGCCCACCTACGCGCCTGCCCAGCAGCCGGAGCCATCTGCCCCTCCTGAGGGCGAAGAGGCGAGTGGCCCTAAGCAGAAGACGTGCCAGTGTTGTGCGGTTATGTGA